One window of Chryseobacterium sp. JJR-5R genomic DNA carries:
- a CDS encoding DUF3347 domain-containing protein — MKKYIITAVFSLFSVISVTAQSKKDVQVSRLYQNYIAIKSALASDDAAKTSEAATEFIRTASAIDHKIISEGNLTTLKKEATLISDAKNIAAQRETFFTLSDHMIVLTKEFKLSEKPVYIQYCPMADGSWLSNEKQIVNPYYGKSMLTCGNVKSTVN; from the coding sequence ATGAAAAAATATATCATTACAGCAGTATTTTCTTTATTTTCCGTTATTTCAGTTACGGCACAGTCTAAAAAAGACGTACAGGTTTCCAGACTGTATCAGAATTACATCGCTATAAAATCTGCACTGGCTTCTGATGATGCAGCTAAAACGTCTGAAGCAGCCACAGAATTTATCAGAACCGCTTCTGCCATCGATCATAAAATAATTTCTGAAGGCAATCTTACCACCCTTAAAAAAGAGGCAACCTTGATTTCCGATGCCAAGAATATTGCAGCCCAGAGAGAAACTTTTTTCACTCTTTCCGATCACATGATCGTGCTGACAAAAGAATTTAAGCTGTCGGAAAAGCCGGTTTATATCCAGTACTGTCCGATGGCTGACGGAAGCTGGCTGAGCAATGAAAAGCAGATTGTAAATCCTTACTACGGAAAATCCATGCTTACCTGCGGCAATGTAAAGTCTACGGTTAACTAA
- a CDS encoding HYC_CC_PP family protein, whose amino-acid sequence MKKILAILFSVFYFGFSSGAVFSVHYCMDKFASVSQKTDDLCSKCGVKTKKDCCKTVIKIIKTDDSQKSDFLKIDFLKQIHKIEGHGFLFADRSFSAAKFTQVRINAPPEKQSVPVFIHHCHFRI is encoded by the coding sequence ATGAAAAAGATTCTTGCTATATTGTTTTCTGTATTCTACTTTGGATTTTCTTCCGGAGCCGTGTTCAGTGTTCATTATTGCATGGACAAATTTGCTTCTGTCAGTCAGAAAACCGATGATCTTTGTAGCAAATGTGGGGTTAAAACCAAAAAAGACTGTTGCAAAACCGTAATCAAAATCATAAAAACAGATGATTCCCAGAAATCTGATTTTCTTAAAATCGACTTTTTAAAACAGATTCATAAAATCGAGGGTCACGGATTTCTCTTTGCTGACCGGTCTTTTTCAGCTGCAAAATTTACGCAGGTCCGGATCAATGCGCCTCCGGAAAAACAGTCGGTTCCGGTCTTCATCCATCATTGTCATTTCAGAATTTAG
- a CDS encoding TonB-dependent receptor plug domain-containing protein has translation MKKLVLPLSLLVPALLFSQNRKKDTMRTSSIEEVVFQKKVTGKTTDLTTVKISAKDAQNVASISGGIEGIIKTLPSVNSNTELSSQYMVRGGNYDENLIYINDIEIYRPFLIRNSQQEGLSIINPDMVSTVNFSAGGFEPRYGDKMSSALNIYYREPEKFELSGEGSLIGGRLTAGFASGKDSEDNKKFTALFSGRYRNTNLVLNTLKEDTDFNPKYMDFQTYLNYHFSPKFNVSFIGYYSKNDYEMIPKEREVDFGSLQQPLKLNVAYGGREDDKYKNMMGTVSMNYKPSDKWRFTLDAFSYQNREREYYSIASAYVLQTFDPVTGEPVTSYDAGGQIEHARNDLFVKTYGAQFRTRFSPNVNTDIEVGFKYEKENLKDLTNEWKLVDSAGYSLPHEEFIDPRNAGDLKLMYNIAGRNHIQPTRFSAYAQYSQKFFWGSNKVFVNAGARVAHWSFNNETIFSPRAQFAVKPEWDTDMLFRLSGGVYYQAPFYKEIKDLEGNFNADIKSQRSIQAILANDYEFYFDDRPFKLTTELYYKKMNDLIPYYMDNVRIRYTGKNNASGYAYGIDTRLFGEFVPGVDSWLSASYARVFENIDNKGDIPRPTDQRLRFAMFYQDYMPKFPSMRVNLTLVYAMGLPTGAPVLTDPYQYQRTLPSYKRVDIGLSKVFIDRKENAKTYGFWGNFEELTLGVQVFNAFNIRNTVANQWITDANTTLMYPVPVRLTGRFFNVKLEFKIK, from the coding sequence TTGAAAAAACTAGTTTTACCACTGAGCCTTTTGGTTCCTGCCTTATTATTTTCCCAGAACAGAAAAAAGGATACAATGAGAACTTCCTCCATTGAAGAAGTTGTTTTCCAGAAAAAGGTAACAGGAAAAACCACAGACCTCACTACCGTTAAAATTTCAGCGAAAGATGCCCAGAATGTAGCGAGCATTTCCGGAGGTATTGAAGGGATTATCAAAACGCTGCCTTCCGTAAACTCCAATACCGAGCTTTCTTCGCAATATATGGTGCGTGGCGGAAACTATGACGAGAACCTTATTTACATCAATGATATTGAGATCTACAGACCTTTCCTGATCAGGAATTCCCAGCAGGAGGGATTAAGCATCATCAATCCTGATATGGTATCAACCGTAAACTTTTCAGCCGGAGGTTTTGAACCGAGATACGGCGATAAAATGTCTTCAGCCTTAAATATCTACTACCGCGAGCCTGAAAAATTTGAGCTTTCCGGAGAAGGAAGTCTGATCGGCGGAAGGCTTACTGCCGGTTTTGCATCCGGAAAAGACAGTGAAGACAATAAGAAATTTACTGCTTTGTTTTCAGGAAGATACAGGAATACGAACCTTGTCCTCAATACGTTAAAGGAAGATACCGATTTTAATCCTAAATACATGGATTTCCAGACGTATCTCAATTACCACTTCAGCCCGAAATTCAACGTTTCATTCATCGGGTATTATTCCAAGAATGATTATGAAATGATCCCTAAAGAAAGGGAAGTTGATTTCGGAAGCCTCCAGCAGCCGCTTAAGCTTAATGTTGCCTATGGAGGGCGGGAAGATGACAAGTATAAAAATATGATGGGAACGGTTTCGATGAACTATAAGCCGTCTGACAAATGGAGATTTACACTGGATGCCTTTTCCTACCAGAACCGTGAAAGGGAATATTATTCTATCGCATCAGCCTATGTTTTACAGACTTTTGATCCTGTTACGGGCGAGCCTGTTACTTCCTATGATGCAGGCGGGCAGATTGAACATGCAAGAAATGACTTATTCGTAAAAACATACGGTGCCCAGTTCAGGACCCGTTTTTCACCAAATGTCAATACTGATATTGAAGTAGGGTTTAAATATGAAAAAGAGAATCTGAAAGACCTTACCAACGAATGGAAACTGGTAGATTCTGCCGGATACAGCCTTCCGCACGAAGAATTTATTGATCCGCGGAATGCCGGAGACCTGAAGCTGATGTACAATATTGCAGGGAGGAACCACATCCAGCCGACGCGTTTTTCTGCCTATGCCCAGTATTCCCAGAAATTTTTCTGGGGCAGCAATAAAGTATTTGTCAACGCAGGCGCAAGGGTAGCGCACTGGAGTTTTAACAATGAAACCATTTTCTCTCCAAGGGCTCAGTTTGCCGTAAAACCGGAATGGGATACGGACATGCTGTTCAGGCTTTCGGGAGGTGTTTATTACCAGGCTCCTTTCTATAAAGAAATCAAGGATTTAGAAGGCAATTTTAATGCTGATATAAAATCCCAGCGCTCGATCCAGGCCATTCTGGCAAATGACTACGAATTTTATTTTGATGACAGGCCGTTCAAGCTGACGACAGAACTGTATTATAAGAAGATGAACGACCTGATCCCGTATTACATGGATAACGTAAGGATCCGTTACACCGGGAAAAACAATGCTTCAGGGTATGCATACGGGATTGATACCCGCCTGTTCGGGGAATTTGTACCGGGTGTTGATTCCTGGTTATCGGCCAGTTATGCCAGGGTATTCGAAAATATCGACAACAAAGGTGATATCCCGAGGCCGACAGATCAAAGGCTGAGATTCGCCATGTTTTATCAGGATTATATGCCTAAATTCCCATCCATGAGGGTAAACCTGACCTTGGTGTATGCCATGGGACTTCCTACAGGTGCTCCTGTGCTTACCGACCCGTACCAGTATCAAAGGACACTGCCTTCTTATAAAAGGGTAGATATCGGACTTTCAAAAGTATTTATCGACCGGAAGGAAAATGCAAAAACATACGGTTTCTGGGGTAATTTTGAAGAACTGACATTAGGCGTTCAGGTTTTCAATGCATTCAACATCAGAAATACGGTGGCCAACCAATGGATTACTGATGCCAATACAACTTTAATGTATCCGGTTCCTGTACGCCTGACCGGCAGGTTTTTTAATGTAAAACTTGAATTTAAAATTAAATAA
- the kdsA gene encoding 3-deoxy-8-phosphooctulonate synthase → MIQYLDNIHHKDSKNFFLIAGPCIIEGEDMALRIAEKVMELTNRYNIPYIFKGSFKKANRSRVDSFTTIGEEKSLEILKKVGEAFNIPTTTDIHENEHAALAAQYVDVLQIPAFLVRQTDLLVAAAQTGKCVSLKKGQFLSPESMKFAVQKITDSDNQKVAIIERGNSFGYTDLIVDYRGIPTMREYAPVILDVTHSLQQPNQSSGVTGGKPELIETVAKAGIAVGADGIFIETHPTPETALSDGANMLRLDLLEDLLQKLTRVREAIL, encoded by the coding sequence ATGATTCAGTATTTAGATAATATCCATCACAAGGACTCAAAAAACTTTTTTCTCATTGCCGGCCCCTGTATTATTGAAGGCGAAGATATGGCCCTAAGAATTGCCGAAAAAGTTATGGAACTCACCAACAGATACAATATTCCGTATATCTTCAAAGGAAGCTTTAAAAAGGCAAACAGGAGCAGGGTAGATTCTTTTACAACGATTGGTGAAGAAAAATCCCTGGAGATTCTTAAAAAAGTAGGCGAGGCTTTTAATATCCCCACCACTACGGATATTCACGAAAATGAACATGCTGCACTGGCAGCCCAGTATGTAGACGTACTGCAGATCCCTGCATTCCTGGTTCGCCAGACGGATCTTCTGGTGGCCGCAGCACAGACAGGAAAATGTGTCTCTTTGAAAAAAGGACAGTTCCTTTCTCCCGAATCCATGAAATTTGCCGTTCAGAAGATTACAGATTCTGATAATCAGAAAGTGGCGATTATTGAAAGGGGAAATTCTTTCGGGTATACCGATCTGATCGTTGATTACCGTGGAATTCCCACCATGAGAGAGTATGCACCTGTTATATTGGACGTAACCCATTCTTTACAGCAGCCTAACCAGAGTTCCGGCGTAACCGGAGGAAAGCCGGAGCTTATAGAAACTGTTGCCAAGGCCGGTATTGCCGTAGGTGCAGACGGTATTTTTATAGAAACGCATCCAACCCCTGAGACCGCTTTGTCAGACGGAGCTAATATGCTGAGACTGGATCTCCTGGAAGACCTGTTGCAGAAACTGACAAGAGTGAGGGAAGCCATTTTATAA
- a CDS encoding DUF1697 domain-containing protein translates to MKYCAFLRGVNVKGTNMKMAEVCQVFRNAGMENPVSVLASGNIVFSSDKQAADLKITLEKAMSEHFSYEAFLFIRSQPETEAVWKSNPFEKDEKLHSYVFIGNEGIEDILMSEFRTALKTAHEEAKIINGTFCWQVPKGNTLDSAFGKILGRKNLKDQFTSRNINTFEKIVKKF, encoded by the coding sequence ATGAAATACTGTGCATTCCTTCGCGGCGTCAATGTAAAAGGGACAAATATGAAAATGGCGGAAGTCTGTCAGGTTTTCAGAAATGCGGGAATGGAGAACCCTGTTTCTGTACTTGCTTCGGGAAATATTGTTTTTTCGTCCGATAAGCAGGCAGCAGATCTGAAAATTACCCTTGAAAAGGCTATGTCTGAACATTTTTCCTATGAAGCATTTTTGTTTATAAGGTCGCAACCGGAAACGGAAGCGGTATGGAAGTCAAATCCCTTTGAGAAAGATGAAAAGCTGCATTCATATGTATTTATCGGAAATGAAGGAATTGAAGATATTCTGATGTCAGAATTTAGGACAGCACTGAAAACCGCGCATGAAGAAGCAAAAATTATAAACGGTACATTCTGCTGGCAGGTCCCGAAAGGCAATACTCTAGATTCAGCATTCGGGAAAATTTTAGGCAGGAAAAACCTGAAAGACCAGTTCACCAGCCGGAATATCAATACCTTTGAGAAGATTGTAAAGAAGTTTTAA
- a CDS encoding DUF2723 domain-containing protein yields MKNWTFRQWNTVLGWVIFAIAFITYLSTIEPNFSFWDCGEYISSAVKLEVTHAPGAALFQIVGAVAAIFALGKGENYSIVINGMSALFSAFTILFLFWTITHLVRRLLHKDFEDVTKHQETSILFAGVVGALCFTFSDTFWFSAVEGEVYSMASMFIALLVWLITKWENEYQAADNERWIILIFFVLGLSVGVHMMCMLAIPAVCFIYYARKYEFTWKNFILANVITLVILAIVFKGIFPLIMTLFGKLEIFFVNGLGLPFHSGTIAGFILMVALCYFLINYSQKLRKNLYQTIALSVVFMMIGFSCWMVIPIRANANPPMNLNDPDNAIGMLDYYNREQYGDWPTIYGQNYTAFLTSDGIEKKEDGSFNTIKTGETYEKDEKTGTYRKTGDRFKYVFNKAHVGFMPRMFNEDKDVMANYISMYGAPDFSFNYANEDVANSPEAKQIFDELRQKYENKTITASDYLKVKPYNLITIQKPSLAQNMDYFITFQNGYYFLRYLMWNYVGRQNDLEGNMESTRGNWISGIPFIDNTIVGNQDKMPAKFKNESTVKFFFLPLLLGLIGFFFQLNRDFGRFYAMLSIFILMSVGIVFYTGVKPFEPRERDYAMVGSFYVFAIWIGLGAGAVLWLLQSKVKSSAANIMAGVVLLGVPFMMGFQNYNVHDRHDRYTSYDYGYSVLKSLPKNDILFVYGDNDTYPVWAIQETEQLRDDVKVVNFTLASTPWNIDQIKRRTYNAAPVPGVLTHEDYRDGVNDQIYMMKKDDWEGLFSMLKEQGAPATEFAEFRKYLTQDSMTMKEAISFLKYTSPAKNELLKMYFGEEKYEKYNILPVNKFILPVNKANALQAGIINQADLASTVNQIMITYKSNTLYKNNLIMLDILANFDWKKPINFSSGGIYDSENIFYLDEYLQFDGFSYRLIPIHSPQTPDGEMGRVDANSLYNIVKNYRWGNFKDLNTHFDETATSNIMSYRASASRAAAALSAIGQKGKALEMLDLASKEIPAQKYNDPRSLSSMAYGYIVSGQEAKGLKLAEVLKKGIFEEYDYYMSLSKADQSYLKRQIRTKPMEYSLVVSAVTDAYTKIGKKDKAYDYLVKSIEPIDKKFNTFVENLKEMGKEKAMNESEQVQKITPFYQYLFDIMEPFDSTYSKEKESQITNSIIKATQ; encoded by the coding sequence ATGAAAAATTGGACTTTCAGGCAGTGGAACACCGTTCTCGGATGGGTGATTTTCGCCATTGCATTTATCACATACTTGTCCACCATAGAACCCAATTTCAGTTTTTGGGATTGTGGCGAGTATATTTCCTCAGCAGTGAAACTTGAAGTAACGCATGCCCCCGGTGCAGCATTATTCCAGATCGTGGGTGCTGTGGCAGCCATTTTTGCTTTAGGAAAAGGCGAAAATTATTCTATTGTCATCAACGGGATGTCTGCACTGTTTAGTGCCTTCACCATCCTGTTCCTGTTCTGGACGATTACGCACCTCGTAAGAAGGCTTCTTCACAAGGATTTTGAAGATGTTACAAAGCATCAGGAAACTTCTATTCTTTTTGCAGGGGTGGTAGGGGCATTATGTTTCACTTTTTCAGATACCTTTTGGTTTTCTGCCGTGGAAGGGGAAGTCTATTCAATGGCTTCAATGTTCATTGCATTGCTGGTATGGTTAATTACCAAATGGGAAAATGAATACCAGGCTGCTGACAATGAGCGATGGATTATTTTGATCTTCTTTGTCTTAGGGCTCTCTGTAGGCGTACATATGATGTGTATGCTGGCAATTCCTGCCGTATGCTTTATATATTACGCCAGAAAATACGAATTTACCTGGAAGAACTTTATCCTGGCCAATGTGATCACGCTGGTTATCCTGGCTATCGTCTTCAAAGGGATTTTCCCTTTGATCATGACTCTGTTCGGGAAGCTTGAGATTTTCTTTGTGAATGGGTTAGGCCTGCCTTTCCATTCGGGAACGATTGCCGGGTTTATCTTGATGGTGGCACTGTGCTACTTCCTGATTAACTACTCACAGAAACTTAGGAAAAACCTGTATCAGACGATTGCTCTATCCGTTGTTTTTATGATGATCGGATTTTCCTGCTGGATGGTAATCCCGATCAGGGCCAATGCCAACCCGCCGATGAACCTTAATGACCCGGACAATGCCATCGGCATGCTGGATTATTACAACCGTGAGCAGTACGGCGACTGGCCTACCATTTACGGACAGAACTATACGGCTTTCCTTACTTCAGACGGGATTGAGAAAAAAGAAGACGGAAGTTTCAATACCATAAAAACCGGAGAAACATACGAAAAAGATGAAAAGACGGGAACGTACAGAAAAACCGGTGACCGTTTTAAATACGTTTTCAATAAAGCGCATGTAGGTTTTATGCCAAGGATGTTTAATGAAGATAAAGACGTTATGGCCAACTACATTTCAATGTACGGCGCACCGGATTTTTCATTCAACTATGCCAATGAAGATGTTGCCAACAGCCCTGAAGCCAAGCAGATTTTTGACGAGCTAAGGCAGAAATATGAAAACAAAACCATTACGGCTTCCGATTATTTAAAGGTGAAACCGTATAACCTGATTACGATCCAGAAGCCTTCGCTGGCACAGAACATGGATTATTTCATTACGTTCCAGAACGGGTATTACTTTTTAAGATACCTGATGTGGAATTATGTAGGCCGTCAGAATGACCTTGAAGGGAATATGGAAAGCACGAGAGGAAACTGGATTTCCGGAATCCCTTTTATTGATAATACGATTGTAGGCAACCAGGATAAGATGCCTGCTAAATTCAAGAATGAAAGTACGGTAAAATTCTTCTTTCTGCCTCTGTTGTTAGGCTTAATCGGATTCTTTTTCCAGCTGAACAGGGATTTCGGAAGATTTTATGCCATGCTTTCCATTTTTATACTGATGAGCGTGGGAATTGTTTTCTACACGGGTGTAAAACCTTTTGAACCGAGGGAAAGAGACTATGCCATGGTAGGGTCGTTCTACGTTTTTGCCATCTGGATCGGATTGGGAGCAGGCGCTGTTCTCTGGCTGTTACAGTCTAAAGTAAAATCAAGTGCTGCCAATATAATGGCCGGTGTGGTTTTACTGGGCGTTCCTTTTATGATGGGATTCCAGAACTATAATGTACATGACAGGCATGACCGCTATACTTCTTATGATTACGGTTACTCCGTATTGAAATCGCTGCCTAAAAACGATATCCTGTTTGTATACGGTGATAATGATACCTATCCGGTATGGGCAATCCAGGAAACCGAACAGTTGAGAGATGATGTAAAAGTAGTTAACTTTACACTGGCCTCAACCCCATGGAACATTGATCAGATCAAGAGAAGGACATACAATGCGGCTCCGGTTCCGGGTGTGCTTACCCACGAAGATTACAGGGACGGCGTAAACGACCAGATCTATATGATGAAAAAGGATGACTGGGAAGGGCTGTTTTCGATGCTGAAAGAACAGGGAGCTCCGGCAACGGAGTTTGCGGAGTTCAGGAAATATCTTACTCAGGATTCAATGACCATGAAGGAAGCAATCAGCTTTCTTAAATATACTTCTCCTGCGAAAAACGAACTTCTTAAAATGTATTTCGGTGAAGAGAAATATGAGAAATACAATATTTTACCTGTGAATAAATTTATTTTACCTGTAAACAAGGCAAATGCATTGCAGGCGGGGATCATCAACCAGGCAGATCTTGCCAGTACGGTGAACCAGATCATGATCACCTATAAATCCAATACTTTATATAAGAATAACCTGATCATGCTGGATATCCTGGCCAATTTCGACTGGAAAAAGCCGATCAATTTCTCTTCGGGAGGAATTTATGACAGCGAAAATATTTTCTATCTTGACGAATACCTTCAGTTTGACGGATTCAGCTACAGGCTGATCCCGATCCATTCGCCGCAGACGCCGGACGGAGAAATGGGAAGGGTAGATGCCAATTCTTTATACAACATCGTGAAAAACTACCGATGGGGCAACTTTAAGGATCTGAATACCCATTTTGATGAGACTGCAACGTCTAACATCATGAGCTACAGGGCATCGGCCAGCAGGGCTGCTGCAGCTTTATCTGCCATCGGGCAAAAAGGGAAAGCTCTTGAAATGCTGGATCTGGCTTCAAAAGAAATTCCGGCACAGAAATACAATGACCCGCGTTCATTAAGCTCAATGGCCTATGGTTACATTGTTTCAGGACAGGAAGCCAAAGGACTGAAGCTTGCAGAAGTGCTTAAAAAAGGAATTTTTGAAGAATATGATTATTACATGAGCTTAAGCAAAGCAGACCAGAGCTATCTGAAAAGGCAGATCAGGACCAAGCCGATGGAATATTCCTTGGTAGTTTCTGCCGTTACCGATGCGTATACGAAAATCGGAAAGAAAGACAAAGCATATGATTACCTTGTAAAATCCATAGAACCAATCGATAAGAAATTCAACACCTTTGTTGAAAACCTTAAGGAAATGGGCAAGGAAAAGGCGATGAACGAATCTGAGCAGGTTCAGAAAATCACGCCGTTTTACCAGTACCTGTTTGATATTATGGAACCTTTTGATTCTACTTATTCGAAAGAAAAGGAAAGTCAGATTACCAACTCCATTATCAAAGCAACCCAATAA
- a CDS encoding cysteine synthase family protein, with translation MSNVYDNILGLIGNTPMVKLNTVTKDIPATVYAKLESYNPGHSTKDRIAFHIIENAERKGLLKEDSVVVETTSGNTGFSIAMVCIIKGYKCILAVSDKTKPEKIAYLKALGAIVYICPANVPANDPRSYYEVAKRIALETPNSIYINQYFNELNIDAHYQSTGPEIWEQTQGKITHLFACTGTGGTLSGSAKFLKEKNPDIKIIGVDADGSILKSYHETGEIHKEDVHPYQIEGMGKNLIPSALLFDKVDEFVRVNDEMSAYRTREIALKEAIMGGYTTGAVTQGLIQYAQSHELTANDLVVLIYPDHGSRYITKVYSDKWMAEQGFINNCVHNYDEVFKTEFIK, from the coding sequence ATGAGTAATGTTTACGATAATATACTTGGCCTAATAGGAAATACTCCTATGGTGAAGCTTAACACTGTGACGAAAGATATTCCTGCAACCGTTTACGCCAAGTTAGAATCATATAATCCTGGACATTCCACTAAAGACAGAATCGCATTTCATATTATAGAAAACGCTGAAAGAAAAGGTTTATTAAAAGAAGATTCCGTAGTGGTAGAGACTACATCGGGAAACACAGGATTTTCAATTGCAATGGTCTGCATTATTAAAGGATACAAATGTATCCTTGCCGTAAGCGACAAAACAAAGCCTGAAAAAATTGCCTATCTTAAAGCCTTGGGAGCTATCGTATATATCTGCCCGGCAAATGTTCCTGCCAATGATCCAAGATCATATTATGAAGTAGCCAAAAGAATTGCTTTGGAAACCCCGAATTCTATTTATATCAATCAGTATTTCAATGAACTGAATATTGACGCACATTACCAGTCAACAGGCCCGGAAATCTGGGAACAGACACAGGGTAAGATCACTCATCTTTTTGCATGTACGGGGACCGGAGGAACGTTATCCGGATCTGCCAAGTTCTTAAAGGAGAAAAATCCCGATATTAAAATCATCGGTGTTGATGCAGACGGATCTATCTTAAAAAGCTATCACGAAACGGGAGAAATCCATAAAGAAGACGTTCACCCTTACCAGATTGAAGGAATGGGGAAAAACCTGATCCCTTCTGCCCTGCTCTTTGATAAAGTAGATGAATTTGTAAGGGTAAATGATGAAATGTCAGCATACAGAACCCGTGAAATTGCCTTGAAAGAAGCCATTATGGGCGGATACACAACTGGCGCTGTAACCCAGGGGCTTATCCAGTACGCACAGTCTCATGAGCTTACCGCAAATGACCTGGTAGTATTAATCTATCCTGACCACGGATCCAGGTACATTACCAAAGTATACAGCGATAAATGGATGGCCGAACAGGGATTCATCAATAACTGTGTTCACAATTACGATGAAGTCTTCAAGACTGAGTTCATCAAATAG
- a CDS encoding aminotransferase class I/II-fold pyridoxal phosphate-dependent enzyme has protein sequence MDIFDRIKQNPGPLGQFADYAEGYFVFPKLEGPIGPRMKFQGKDVIFWSANDYLGLCNHPEVLEADAKAAAEFGMFYPMGARAMSGETQQHQQLEKELAEFTQKEAAYLLNFGYQGMVSAIDALVTRHDVIVYDADSHACIVDGVRLHMGKSFTFKHNDIASLEKNLARATKVAEENGGGILVVTEGVFGMRGMQGKLKEICELKSKFNFRLLVDDAHGFGTLGKTGAGAGEEQGCQDQIDIYFSTFAKSMAGFGAFLAGDQTIIRFLKYNLRSQIFAKSLTMPMVIGGLKRLELLRTRPEIKDKLWENVYKLQNGLKERGFNLGNTNTCVTPVFIEGTTIEATLLAKDLRENYGVFTSVVVYPVIPKGMILLRLIPTASHTDSEINETLKAFEGIREKLISGRYREMEKEMNIEYKQM, from the coding sequence TTGGATATTTTTGACAGAATAAAACAAAACCCGGGACCTCTTGGACAATTTGCAGATTATGCTGAAGGATATTTTGTTTTCCCTAAACTGGAAGGGCCGATCGGTCCGAGAATGAAGTTCCAGGGAAAAGACGTGATTTTCTGGAGCGCAAATGATTATTTAGGACTTTGCAACCATCCGGAAGTACTGGAAGCCGATGCCAAAGCTGCCGCAGAATTCGGGATGTTTTACCCGATGGGGGCAAGAGCAATGTCAGGTGAAACCCAGCAGCACCAGCAGCTGGAGAAAGAACTGGCGGAATTTACCCAGAAAGAAGCTGCCTATCTGCTTAACTTCGGATACCAGGGAATGGTGTCTGCTATTGATGCTTTGGTGACAAGACATGATGTGATTGTTTATGATGCGGACTCCCATGCCTGTATTGTAGACGGTGTACGTCTTCACATGGGGAAAAGTTTTACATTCAAACATAACGATATTGCAAGCTTAGAGAAAAACCTGGCACGTGCTACCAAAGTAGCTGAAGAAAACGGAGGCGGGATCCTTGTTGTTACAGAAGGTGTTTTCGGGATGCGCGGCATGCAGGGGAAACTGAAGGAAATCTGTGAACTGAAGTCAAAATTCAATTTCAGGCTTCTGGTGGATGATGCACATGGTTTCGGAACTCTGGGAAAAACAGGAGCCGGAGCTGGTGAAGAGCAAGGCTGCCAGGATCAGATTGATATTTATTTTTCTACTTTTGCCAAATCAATGGCCGGTTTCGGGGCATTCCTGGCGGGAGATCAGACGATCATCAGGTTCTTAAAATATAACCTTCGTTCCCAGATTTTTGCCAAGTCCTTAACCATGCCAATGGTAATTGGGGGATTAAAAAGGCTTGAGCTTTTAAGGACGCGCCCGGAAATCAAAGATAAATTGTGGGAAAATGTATACAAGCTTCAGAACGGCCTGAAAGAAAGAGGCTTTAACCTTGGTAATACCAACACCTGTGTTACGCCTGTTTTTATTGAAGGAACCACAATTGAAGCTACCCTTTTAGCAAAAGATTTAAGAGAAAACTACGGAGTCTTTACATCCGTTGTAGTCTATCCGGTAATTCCGAAAGGAATGATCCTGTTAAGATTGATTCCTACTGCTTCACATACCGATTCAGAAATTAATGAAACGTTAAAAGCCTTTGAAGGCATCCGTGAAAAGCTGATTTCCGGACGGTATAGGGAAATGGAGAAAGAAATGAACATCGAATACAAGCAAATGTAA
- a CDS encoding glucosaminidase domain-containing protein: MKHNVKYLRIVILSLVFSLISIVGNAQTHTYLERNKAIASELSLKYGIPVSIILSIAFVESGGGTSKNSTTYNNHFGIVGSNNPQSRYRSFSSVRECYEAFCKLVVKKDYYSALKGSGDFSKWVKAIASAGYSTRPKEWMKRINLIITKYSLSGL, from the coding sequence ATGAAACACAATGTTAAGTACTTAAGAATTGTAATTTTGAGTTTGGTGTTTAGTTTAATTTCTATTGTCGGTAATGCACAAACGCATACCTACTTAGAAAGAAATAAAGCAATTGCATCTGAGCTTTCCTTGAAATACGGTATTCCGGTTTCAATTATTCTTTCCATAGCATTTGTTGAGTCCGGCGGAGGAACAAGTAAAAACTCCACTACGTACAATAACCACTTTGGCATTGTGGGCAGCAATAATCCTCAATCAAGATACAGAAGTTTTTCTTCAGTGAGAGAATGCTACGAGGCATTTTGTAAGTTAGTCGTTAAGAAAGACTATTATTCAGCTTTAAAAGGAAGCGGTGATTTTTCCAAATGGGTAAAAGCCATTGCATCTGCAGGCTACTCTACCCGCCCGAAGGAGTGGATGAAGAGAATCAATCTGATCATCACAAAATACAGCCTTTCGGGCCTTTAA